In Brevibacillus marinus, the genomic window TGGGGAGCCACCCGATTCGCCGATTGCTCCGGGTTCTCCAGGCCGGATACGCCGAGATACACTTCTTTCTGCACGTATCCGGAGATTTCCTCACGAACCTGGTCGAGACTTTCTTTGCCGCCAAACCAGTTTTCCAACAACCAACTCATATGTTTACCTCCACCTGTCGTATTAGGTTACTTTCAACGTCCAACGCTTGAGATCGGCGTCTGCTTTTTTGACGGCTCCCGGCGGAAACACGACGATCCACGGGCGGCTGGTGCCCGGCTTCACTTCCACGCTGCTGGCGTCAAACGTTCCGGCGGCAACCAGATCGCCCGCATGGTCGAGAATCTCAACATGCAGCTTTTCCGGACTGTACGGCGTGGACATGCCGTTGCGGAACAACAAACCGACGACGAGACGTCCGTCTTTGGCCCGGGCGATGTCGAAGCCGGCCACGTACACTTCCCGCGGAGCCAACGGCCGCAGCTTGCGGACCAACAGCTGCAGTCGTTCCTTTTGCCTCTCGGTCATCCGCGCTTCCATCTGCGGGTCCAGATCAAGCTGTTTCGGCCAGACGCGCTTCCGCTCCATCGCCACTTTCCAGCGCTCGAAGCGGATGTTGTCCTTGAGGAAACTGCTGCGCGGGAACAGCACTTCCCAGGGACGGCTGCTGTATGGGGGAATCTGCCCCAGCTCATTCAAGTCGAAAGTGTGACGGGCAAACACCTCATCGTCAAACATCAGCAGCAGGGTCATATTTTTAAAGCGGATCGGATGTTTGGTCCCATTGCGGAAAAACATCGCCGCCGTCAAACCCTGCTCATGGGGAATCAGACTAAACCCAGTCACGCCGAGCGTGCCGTCAGCCATCTCCGGCAGTTCGGCCTGCAGGAAGCGAAGCGTGTACTTCTTCTCCGCGTCAAGCACCTCATCCCAACCCGGGTGCAGCGAAAGATCCGTTCGCACCGTTTGCGCCGGCTGCTCCATGCCGCTCTCGGTTCCATCCGCTTCCGCTCCTGTACCGTCTTCAGCCGGTACGGTGGTGCCTTCCTGTATGTCCTGCTTCAACTCATCCAGTGGTCGCTGTTCATTTTGCCCTTTTTTCATCCAGTTTTTCAAAAAAGAAAACATGATATCCTCCTCATCGGGGTTAGGCCTCTTTCTTTCATCATATAAACTTGGCCAAAACGGGTCAATTTTCTCACGCTTTGCCCGGAATGATTACCTTCCAGCGGGAGAAGTCCGGCGCTTCCTTGCACAGGTTCTGCCGGGGAAAGATAAACAGCCAGGGTTTGCTCGTCTCTTTGCGCACCGTGAGCCCTCCCGCCAGCTCAAACAGACCTTCTGCCGCCTTCTCCCCCTGGGCGTCGAGCAGCACCAGCGGCAGTTTCTCGAAAGAGAGCGAGCGGGTCGAGCCATTGCGAAACAGCAGCAGCGCACGCAGCGAACCGTCCGCCCCCCGGCTCAACTGGACAGGCTGCAGGTTCACCTCTCCCTGCCGCAGCGGGGGCAGGCGCCGGGCCAATTCAATCAGTGACTGCTTCTGCTCATCGCTAAGCGCCTTGATCCACGATTCTTCCAACTCCAACTGCTGAGGCAGCACCAGCTTTTTCTCCGCCAACTCAAAGGCCAGCTTCCATCGCGAGAGGAGCACATCGGTGATCAGGAAGTTTTCCCGCAAAAACAGGAAACTCCAGGGACGGGCATGCCGCGGCGGGATCTCCCCCACTGCCGACAAGTCGAACCGCTGGCGGGCAAACAGCCGGTTCTCGTCAAACAGCAAGAGCAAGTTCATCTGATTCAAGCGGATCGGCCGCGACGAACCGTTGCGGATAAACGCCGTCACTTCCACCCCTTGTTCATGAGGGTAGATCCGGATCCCCGCCAGCGAGATGCTGTCGCTGGCCATCGGCGGCAGCTCGCTGGCCATAAACATCAGCGCGTATTTTTGACTGCTGTCCAACTGCTGCTCCCACTCCGGGTGCAGCGAAAGCGGGGTCTCGACGGCCGTCTCCACCGCAGGCCCCCCAGCCGCCTGCTCCCCGGCGGTTTGTTCCCCGCCGCTCTGCTCTTCGGCGGGCTCGGCCGCCTCCGTTGCCGCTGCCGCCATCTGCTCCTGCGCCGTCTGCTGTTGAGGGAAGTCGGTCGGTTCCGCCGACGGCTCCGCTTCCCGCACCTGGGCGAGCTGAGCCTGATCCGCCGGCAGCACCGATTCCTCTGTTATCTCTCTATCTGCAGCGAGCCCTTCGCTACCGGAACCTTTCTTCAACCAATTCTTCATAAAAGTAAACATCGCCATACGCTCCCCATGTTTTCACTGTGTGCTCCGCTTGGCACCACTGACCCCACTATAACACAAGACGCGCCATTTTCCAAAAAACAAAACAGTCTGCAAATAACCCTGTGCTTGCAGACCGTTTTCGCCATCGCGGACTCTCCCGACACACCGACGATTCCGCCCCTAGCCGTCGCCCGCTGTCTCCGCTGCATGAAACAGACGAAAGCTGTTCAGCATGGAGGTATATGTTTTCTCCGGCAGCGCTCCCTCCACGATCCAGACATCATAGGCGAGCGGCTCGCGCAAAAAGTAGGTGTGGGACTCGCGCACACTTTTTTCGCCCGTGCCGGCAGCGTCAGCGGACTCATCCGGCAGCTGCCGCTCCAGCACGTAACGCACCGCTTTCCCGTTCTCCAACGGCTGAGACTTGAGCAGCGTGCTGTTGCGCGGAAAGAGACGGGAGATGTCCTGTACGGCGGCATAGAAACTGTACACCTGGATCCCGCCGATCGTTTTCCCGTCGCGCTGCAAAAAGACGACATCGCCGGGATCGTGCCGTACTTGTACTTCGTCCGGCACTTTCAGCCGATACGTCGTCGTATAGACAAACGCCTCGTCCCGCTGAGCGGACTCCTGCGGCGCTTGCTCGCCGCTCTCTCTGTGCCCGGCGGAAGCGGAGGACTCACCCGCCATCCCGTTGGACACCTGCAAGGTTGGTGACAGCGATTGCTCGCCCAAGAGCTCCTGTTTCTGCAGTCCGCAGCCGGCCAACAAACCAGCCGCCAACAGAAAAGTTGCCCATGTGCGGACCCCCACTCGCTTTGCCATCAACCTCTTCCCCCTTCGCCTATCTCTCTCTATTCATCATGACGCTTCTTTCATCCATTTCGTTACAGGGAAGTGGCTCTTTGGCAAACATTTACGGCGCGTTCTCCGTCTCCTGCTCCAGCTGAATCTGGCCATTTGGATCAAGGAAGACATGAAACTCGGTCACAACTTCCGGCTCCGCTTGCGGATCATCCAGTGCGTATTTCAGTACCTGAAAGGTCCCGTCTGCGGTCAGCTTCCCTTTGTACTCAATCCCCAACAGCTCGGACCGGTAAAAGCTGAAGTCGGCCAGCTCCGTCTTCTTCAGTTCCTGCACGAGCAGCTGCCCGTCACCGGAAAACATGGCATCACGGAGCGCCTGGGAAGCCTCGTACTTCTCCTGCAGGTAGCTCTTCAACGCTTGCGCGATTTCCGATTGGGCCAGCTGTTTGCCGGTTTCCACCACTTGCTTGCCCAATTCCACCGCCTCTTTGCCGGTCTCCAGCAGTTGTTCGCCCGCCTCCACCGCCTGCTTGGCCTCCTGCACCGACTGCGTAAACTCGGCACATCCGGCCAGCACCAAGGGAAGGCAGAGAAGGATAAGTGCGATTTTGTGTCGCATGGTTATCTCTCCTTTGGGAAAACAATCACTTTTTCCATATATAAATACGAAGCAAATCGCCGAAAAGATTCAACGGCTGCATGGCTCGCATCGGCTGACTGCGACGATCCTGGACGCCGCAATCCAGGTTACATGCTCGTCGCAGGCAATCTTGATCTGCCAGTTGGCCGCGTCCATCCTCTTCACCCGCCCCGAGACAGAGCGGATCTCTCCCAAATCGCGGCGAACCGGCACCCAATAACGCACCGTGACCGGCTCGCCCCGCTGCAGGGAATCGTACAGGATGCGGTTAAACCGGTCCAGCTCGTCTTCCGCCACGATAGGCTGCGGGACCAACGCCTGCTCCCGTTTCATCTCCAGATACATTTCGCGATGCTCAGGAAGCACAAAACGGCTCGCCGCAAACAGGTTGTCCTTCTTGCTGACTGACTTCATCTCGCTGCTCTCCTTCCTGGTTCCTGCTTCCGGTCGCTTCTGATCAAACGAATGCGAACATCTGTTTGTATTATATGCAGAAAGAGCGGAATGATGCAAGGAGTGGGGAACAGCGGGCGGCGCGAGGAAGACAATCACATAGGAAGACAACCACATATGGCGGCGAACTTCTGTATAACATGTAGAGAAGAATCGTTGTGGGGGGATGGCGATGACGTTCCTGCACCAACTGTTGTCCATCCTGCTCGGATGCCTGCTGGTCGGAGTCGGCGTCAATGCGTTTCTTGTCCCGCATCAGTTGATGGATGGGGGCATGATCGGAATTGGCCTGCTCGCCAACTACTATTTCGCTTGGCCGCCCGGGTTGACCATTCTCCTGTGCAGTCTGCCCCTTTACCTGTTCGTATATCTGTACGACAGAGAACTGTTTTATCACAGTTTTCACGGCATGCTGCTGTCCTCCGTCGTAATCGATGCGTTGAGCGGCTTGCGGAAGTGGGGGACGCTGTTTTCCCTCGAAACTTCAGCCGTGCTCGGCGGGGCCTTGATCGGCAGCGGCATCGGAATCATGCTCGCCTATCACACGAACACCGGCGGCACGGACTTGTTCGCGCAATTTATCGCCAGACGGTTCCATTATCCGGTGGCGCTGCTCATATTCTTCCTCGACGGCTTCATCGTCGGCCTCTCTTTTCATGTCAACGGGTTGGAAGGAACGGTTTTTTCGCTCATTACCATCACAACCGTCGCGCTCTGCACCCATTTTTTCAGCCAGATCAGACACAAGCGGCCGCCATACGTCGTGATCGGGCCGATCGGCGGAAACACAACCGGGACTAAGCGGCGGAAGCGGTAATGTCAACCAACCGGCTGACGCCACCCGCGCATATGGTAAAAAAATACTAGAAAAAAAGTCCTATGATTCTTCCGATAAAGGAAATAGACGTTCGTTCTTCTCTGTTTTACCTGACCAAGGACTGGTCAGGGTTTTTTTGTTTTACAACAAGTACTGGTAATTCTCCTCAATCGTTTTCCGCACGTTTGCGACGTGGTGCTTCATCGCTTCCTCCGCAGCGGCAGCGTCCCGCTGTTTCAGGGCAGCGTAGATGTTCTTGTGTTCCTGGAGCGACTGTTCGTTTCTGCCCGGCACCAAAATGGTGCGAAAATGGTAGCGGATGAGCTGCGTTTTGATCATGTTCACCAGTCTCACCGCTTCCCGGTTTTTCGCGAGTTTGTAAATCGCGCTGTGAAACTCGTTGTTTAATTTGGTGTATTCATCGTATTTCTTTTCATGCAGGTAGTTTTCCATCCTGGACAAGATGTGCGCCAATTGTGCCTCGTCTTCCTCGGAAAAGTTGGGAATGGCCGAACCGATGATCAACCCCTCCAGCACTTCCCGGATCTCCAGATAGTTGATCACTTCTTCCAGGGTAAACGACTTGATCGTCGCCCCTTTGTTGTTTTCGATGATCACTAAATTTTCCTGTTCCAGTTTCAGCAAGGCGGTCTTGATCGTATTGCGGCTGACGCCGATCGCCTCGGACAGCTGGCTTTCCACCAGTTTTTGCG contains:
- a CDS encoding SLAP domain-containing protein — protein: MFSFLKNWMKKGQNEQRPLDELKQDIQEGTTVPAEDGTGAEADGTESGMEQPAQTVRTDLSLHPGWDEVLDAEKKYTLRFLQAELPEMADGTLGVTGFSLIPHEQGLTAAMFFRNGTKHPIRFKNMTLLLMFDDEVFARHTFDLNELGQIPPYSSRPWEVLFPRSSFLKDNIRFERWKVAMERKRVWPKQLDLDPQMEARMTERQKERLQLLVRKLRPLAPREVYVAGFDIARAKDGRLVVGLLFRNGMSTPYSPEKLHVEILDHAGDLVAAGTFDASSVEVKPGTSRPWIVVFPPGAVKKADADLKRWTLKVT
- a CDS encoding accessory Sec system S-layer assembly protein, which translates into the protein MFTFMKNWLKKGSGSEGLAADREITEESVLPADQAQLAQVREAEPSAEPTDFPQQQTAQEQMAAAATEAAEPAEEQSGGEQTAGEQAAGGPAVETAVETPLSLHPEWEQQLDSSQKYALMFMASELPPMASDSISLAGIRIYPHEQGVEVTAFIRNGSSRPIRLNQMNLLLLFDENRLFARQRFDLSAVGEIPPRHARPWSFLFLRENFLITDVLLSRWKLAFELAEKKLVLPQQLELEESWIKALSDEQKQSLIELARRLPPLRQGEVNLQPVQLSRGADGSLRALLLFRNGSTRSLSFEKLPLVLLDAQGEKAAEGLFELAGGLTVRKETSKPWLFIFPRQNLCKEAPDFSRWKVIIPGKA
- a CDS encoding YolD-like family protein, yielding MKSVSKKDNLFAASRFVLPEHREMYLEMKREQALVPQPIVAEDELDRFNRILYDSLQRGEPVTVRYWVPVRRDLGEIRSVSGRVKRMDAANWQIKIACDEHVTWIAASRIVAVSRCEPCSR
- a CDS encoding YitT family protein, with the translated sequence MTFLHQLLSILLGCLLVGVGVNAFLVPHQLMDGGMIGIGLLANYYFAWPPGLTILLCSLPLYLFVYLYDRELFYHSFHGMLLSSVVIDALSGLRKWGTLFSLETSAVLGGALIGSGIGIMLAYHTNTGGTDLFAQFIARRFHYPVALLIFFLDGFIVGLSFHVNGLEGTVFSLITITTVALCTHFFSQIRHKRPPYVVIGPIGGNTTGTKRRKR
- a CDS encoding GntR family transcriptional regulator; translated protein: MSRQMEYAYQFIKERILDGTYKPSQKLVESQLSEAIGVSRNTIKTALLKLEQENLVIIENNKGATIKSFTLEEVINYLEIREVLEGLIIGSAIPNFSEEDEAQLAHILSRMENYLHEKKYDEYTKLNNEFHSAIYKLAKNREAVRLVNMIKTQLIRYHFRTILVPGRNEQSLQEHKNIYAALKQRDAAAAEEAMKHHVANVRKTIEENYQYLL